A section of the Cytophagales bacterium genome encodes:
- a CDS encoding cytochrome C biogenesis protein, giving the protein MLHTFIGNLGHLFIIISFVASLVATYSYFIINSSSSPWGGLGVRWKIFARSAFLIHTFSIIGVIVCLFVIVYKQYYEYHYAWSHSSNNLPAQYMIACFWEGQEGSFLLWIFWQSLLGLILIKTLKKRNGVHEGTLKDNSWEAPVMAIFSLVQAFICSMILGVVIFNIKIGSSPFILLRDFMTEAPIFMTNPDFIPEDGTGLNPLLQNYWMVIHPPTLFLGFAAVLVPAAFAYAGLWQKRYTEWIRPALPWALFATVILGIGILMGGYWAYETLNFGGYWNWDPVENAVFVPWIVLIASMHSMVVARKKGTSMKLSFILVITTFLLILYSTFLTRSGILGNSSVHSFTDLGLSGQLLIVLVAFVLISIFFMVRSWKKIPSSPGEVSTYSREFWVFIGITVLCLCAFQIIITTSIPVYNAILENIGIESNVAPPADQIAHYSKIQVWFALFIAILSGIGQYFWWHKTPILKPETRNLKPETRNLKGKIQNPRSKILNAISIPFILTMIISSVIILLAQIRNISYILLLTCAMFTIIANLNIFINVVKNNYKLAGGSVAHVGIGLMLIGILFSSGFSKVVSLNTTGMLYSKEFPDEMNRENILLWPNEPQTMNEYRVTYKGRYIEALGFPGYIKKEMLIQTQNAHKVVAREDILYKEKVFYKKGDTLNIYPENTYYEVEYQPTGQGKNKTSNTFTLFPRAQVNPDMGLIASPDIKTFLTKDLYTHVSSIPDPNEEKQWGETKEYVMSIGDTIIVNDFFAILDGIERLYAVHGIRLSPADAAVKAKIRILGKAKNHYSAPVYVIHDKMVGRIPDVNEELGLKFTLLHIDPERQKFTISVNTSQRDYIILKAVEKPFINLLWIGTFLMIIGFCIAIVRRYGEFAKVREKGVE; this is encoded by the coding sequence GTCTATAAACAGTATTACGAATATCACTACGCCTGGAGTCATTCTTCAAATAATCTCCCCGCACAATATATGATTGCATGCTTCTGGGAAGGACAGGAAGGCAGTTTCTTACTATGGATATTCTGGCAGTCATTATTAGGATTAATATTGATCAAAACCCTTAAAAAAAGAAATGGTGTTCATGAAGGAACCCTCAAAGACAATAGCTGGGAAGCGCCTGTAATGGCCATCTTTTCGTTGGTGCAGGCATTTATTTGCTCTATGATCCTTGGTGTGGTAATTTTCAATATTAAAATAGGCAGCTCGCCTTTTATATTGTTAAGAGATTTTATGACAGAGGCGCCTATCTTTATGACAAACCCTGATTTTATCCCTGAAGATGGTACTGGCCTGAACCCATTGCTACAAAACTACTGGATGGTCATTCATCCCCCCACTCTTTTTTTGGGATTTGCGGCTGTATTAGTCCCGGCTGCATTTGCCTATGCCGGGCTGTGGCAAAAGCGGTATACAGAATGGATAAGGCCTGCATTGCCCTGGGCGCTGTTTGCCACTGTGATCCTGGGTATAGGGATCCTGATGGGAGGATATTGGGCTTACGAGACACTTAATTTTGGAGGCTACTGGAACTGGGACCCCGTTGAAAATGCTGTTTTTGTACCATGGATTGTTTTAATTGCAAGTATGCATTCAATGGTAGTTGCACGTAAAAAAGGAACATCCATGAAATTATCATTCATATTGGTGATCACAACATTTCTTTTGATATTATATTCCACTTTCCTTACAAGAAGCGGGATACTGGGTAATTCTTCGGTTCATTCATTCACTGATTTGGGACTTTCCGGACAGCTTTTAATAGTTCTGGTGGCATTTGTCTTAATTTCAATATTTTTCATGGTAAGATCATGGAAAAAGATTCCCTCTTCACCGGGTGAGGTTTCAACTTATTCAAGGGAGTTCTGGGTTTTTATTGGCATTACAGTGCTGTGCCTTTGCGCGTTCCAGATCATCATTACCACTTCTATTCCTGTTTACAATGCAATACTTGAAAATATTGGAATTGAATCGAATGTAGCGCCACCTGCCGACCAAATAGCTCATTATAGCAAAATACAGGTTTGGTTTGCACTCTTTATTGCCATATTATCTGGTATTGGCCAATATTTCTGGTGGCACAAAACTCCAATTCTGAAACCCGAAACTCGAAATCTGAAACCCGAAACCAGAAATTTGAAAGGCAAAATCCAAAATCCAAGGTCTAAAATTCTTAACGCCATATCTATTCCTTTTATATTGACGATGATTATATCAAGTGTTATAATCTTATTAGCCCAGATAAGAAACATTAGTTATATCCTGCTGCTTACATGTGCAATGTTCACGATTATTGCAAACCTGAATATTTTTATAAATGTGGTAAAAAATAATTACAAGTTAGCTGGCGGCTCAGTAGCACACGTTGGCATAGGATTAATGCTCATTGGTATACTTTTCTCATCGGGTTTTTCAAAAGTAGTTTCTCTCAATACAACCGGGATGTTATATTCTAAAGAATTTCCGGATGAAATGAACCGGGAAAATATTTTGCTATGGCCAAATGAGCCGCAGACCATGAATGAATACAGGGTAACGTACAAGGGCAGGTATATTGAAGCGTTAGGTTTCCCCGGTTACATTAAAAAAGAAATGCTGATCCAAACCCAAAATGCGCACAAGGTAGTTGCGAGAGAAGATATTCTTTACAAAGAAAAAGTTTTTTATAAAAAAGGCGATACTTTGAATATTTATCCTGAGAATACTTACTATGAAGTTGAATATCAGCCTACAGGGCAAGGTAAAAATAAAACAAGCAACACCTTCACCCTGTTTCCAAGAGCCCAGGTTAACCCCGATATGGGCCTTATTGCCTCCCCGGATATAAAAACATTTTTAACCAAAGATCTATATACGCATGTTTCATCCATACCTGATCCGAATGAAGAAAAACAGTGGGGTGAGACCAAAGAGTATGTAATGAGCATTGGAGATACCATAATCGTAAACGATTTTTTTGCAATTCTTGATGGTATTGAAAGACTATATGCAGTGCATGGAATCCGGCTTAGTCCTGCTGACGCAGCAGTAAAAGCAAAAATACGTATTTTGGGAAAGGCTAAAAACCATTATTCCGCTCCTGTTTATGTAATACATGATAAGATGGTAGGCCGGATCCCCGATGTTAATGAAGAACTTGGCTTAAAGTTCACCCTCCTGCATATTGACCCCGAAAGACAAAAATTTACAATTAGCGTTAATACATCCCAAAGAGATTACATCATCTTAAAAGCAGTAGAAAAGCCATTTATAAACCTGCTCTGGATCGGTACCTTTTTGATGATTATAGGATTTTGTATTGCTATTGTGAGGAGATATGGGGAGTTTGCGAAAGTAAGGGAAAAGGGGGTGGAATAA
- a CDS encoding type II toxin-antitoxin system HicB family antitoxin codes for MIFHINIQKAEDGWIVVECPALPGCVSQGKDEKEAIDNIKEAITAWLWAEDQKVESKK; via the coding sequence ATGATTTTCCATATTAACATACAAAAAGCAGAAGATGGCTGGATAGTCGTTGAATGCCCTGCTCTTCCCGGTTGTGTTTCACAAGGTAAAGATGAAAAGGAAGCTATTGATAATATTAAAGAGGCAATAACAGCATGGCTTTGGGCTGAGGATCAAAAAGTAGAAAGTAAAAAGTAA
- a CDS encoding DUF2520 domain-containing protein has product MSKNYKISIIGAGNLAWHLAQELEKADHLIIEVFSRKLKNARTLTSRLYDAEPTDKLNFSSSNTEVFIIAVTDDALPEVVSKIVLPKNAVVAHTSGSFSLDSLNLKSHMGVFYPLQTFTKHTEVNFKEIPICIEALDETTENVLSEIAKSISKKVLFLNSEKRKVLHLAAVFACNFTNHLLSNAKTILDREGLEFSLLEPLIIETIEKALEFDPDKVQTGPAARRDKQLINDQFKYLKKYPELQKIYKSLTESILKNV; this is encoded by the coding sequence TTGAGTAAAAACTACAAAATATCGATCATCGGAGCCGGCAATCTTGCCTGGCATCTTGCACAGGAGCTTGAAAAAGCAGACCACCTGATCATAGAAGTATTTAGCCGAAAATTGAAAAATGCCCGGACTTTGACTTCCAGGCTATACGATGCGGAGCCAACCGACAAACTAAATTTTTCTTCAAGCAATACAGAGGTTTTTATCATAGCTGTTACTGATGATGCATTACCGGAAGTTGTATCAAAGATCGTTCTACCCAAAAATGCTGTGGTCGCCCATACTTCAGGAAGTTTTTCCTTAGATAGTCTTAATCTCAAATCTCATATGGGAGTATTCTATCCCTTACAAACATTTACCAAACATACAGAAGTTAATTTCAAAGAAATACCAATATGCATAGAAGCACTTGATGAAACAACAGAAAATGTACTCTCTGAAATTGCAAAAAGCATCAGTAAAAAGGTACTTTTTCTGAATTCCGAAAAAAGAAAGGTTTTGCATCTTGCAGCAGTATTTGCGTGTAATTTTACAAATCATCTATTGAGCAATGCCAAAACTATTTTAGACCGGGAGGGATTGGAATTTTCTCTTTTAGAACCATTAATTATTGAAACCATTGAAAAAGCATTGGAATTTGATCCTGATAAAGTACAAACAGGACCCGCTGCGAGGAGAGATAAACAATTAATAAATGATCAATTTAAATATCTTAAAAAGTACCCGGAGCTACAGAAGATCTATAAATCTCTGACTGAGAGTATACTTAAAAACGTTTGA
- a CDS encoding two pore domain potassium channel family protein, with the protein MFFKITNMKTKSLVLISLLICVFNVYTAGAQKTPKRTLSFQQWIDEMVNCKDSVYVLDGADIIFDETKDNEFGKRAQNDQAEDIIIHADIVIKNCNFKTAQLTDEYIRLNHFTFRRNVMFWDNKAESPINFNNCTFNARLDFLWNDFSYLFIYDTYLKGSFIEGHNNFATIEFNNVVFEANHDSKTCYFVLSSKSLKRVEIYNSKFQLSDSLKELPIEPSMIPGIWFNVMTDNLTFNNNTFDLPVSFGGLTAHVDLAVKNCSFNNFIDVEAINFPERNINFDWKMLSGRLSILNQNDEGMLDIYQGKTDAEIADFYHLKELIAAYNKFFKIYRERGDIESANACFIEMKDLDTRRLKYNYEQSPTFESYLSYKVNVFLKFFCDYGTNPPKSLIISFYVILIFSVFYFFFQSEWDNISRSFLMRKSNKLLQYFRSEQKLEDFYSEQHKAELQSWLAFRDNIIQSKKEVPLFITLLLKPLYRISVLHHKVTSWLYHRTDILSGRWIDLKPARKWFVATTVSISIIFYLVYLVALRSFNAFFLSINTFSTLGFGDIPVKGISRYMAILEGFLGWFLLSIFSVSLISQILQN; encoded by the coding sequence ATGTTTTTTAAAATTACAAATATGAAAACAAAATCTCTTGTGCTCATATCATTACTCATTTGTGTTTTCAATGTTTATACTGCAGGTGCTCAAAAAACACCCAAGCGCACCCTCTCCTTCCAGCAATGGATTGATGAAATGGTAAACTGTAAAGATTCGGTGTATGTGTTGGATGGTGCAGATATTATTTTTGACGAAACAAAGGATAATGAATTTGGCAAAAGAGCTCAAAATGACCAGGCAGAAGATATCATCATTCATGCTGATATAGTTATCAAAAATTGTAATTTCAAAACTGCTCAACTTACCGATGAATATATTAGATTAAATCATTTTACTTTTCGGAGAAATGTAATGTTTTGGGATAATAAAGCTGAATCTCCTATCAATTTTAATAATTGTACATTCAATGCAAGATTGGATTTCCTCTGGAATGATTTTTCATATTTATTTATTTATGATACATATTTAAAAGGTTCTTTCATTGAAGGTCATAATAATTTTGCAACTATTGAGTTTAATAATGTGGTTTTTGAAGCAAACCATGATAGCAAGACTTGTTATTTTGTGTTATCTTCAAAATCACTCAAAAGAGTTGAAATTTATAATTCTAAATTTCAATTATCAGATTCTCTAAAAGAATTGCCCATTGAACCAAGCATGATACCTGGTATATGGTTTAATGTAATGACTGATAATTTAACTTTTAACAATAATACATTTGACTTACCGGTTTCGTTTGGTGGATTGACAGCCCATGTAGATTTAGCTGTGAAAAATTGCAGCTTTAATAATTTTATAGATGTAGAAGCCATTAATTTCCCTGAACGCAATATCAATTTTGACTGGAAAATGCTCTCCGGAAGATTATCTATCTTAAATCAGAATGATGAAGGTATGTTAGACATTTACCAAGGTAAAACAGATGCTGAAATAGCAGACTTTTATCACCTGAAGGAGCTGATAGCGGCTTATAATAAGTTTTTTAAGATCTACCGTGAAAGAGGTGATATAGAATCGGCAAATGCTTGTTTTATTGAGATGAAGGATTTGGATACCCGCAGGCTCAAATACAATTATGAACAATCACCCACATTTGAATCTTACCTTTCCTATAAAGTAAATGTTTTCCTTAAATTCTTCTGTGATTATGGCACCAATCCACCAAAATCACTGATCATTTCATTTTATGTGATCTTAATATTTTCGGTTTTTTACTTTTTCTTCCAAAGCGAATGGGATAATATCAGCCGTAGTTTTTTGATGAGAAAGTCAAACAAATTATTACAATATTTCCGGTCAGAGCAGAAGCTTGAAGATTTTTATTCCGAGCAACATAAAGCAGAATTACAATCCTGGTTAGCGTTTAGAGACAATATTATACAAAGCAAAAAAGAAGTTCCTTTATTTATTACTTTGCTTTTAAAACCATTATACCGCATCTCTGTCCTTCATCATAAAGTTACAAGCTGGCTTTACCACAGAACCGATATCTTAAGCGGCCGCTGGATAGACCTGAAACCTGCACGTAAATGGTTTGTTGCAACCACTGTGAGCATTTCCATCATCTTTTATTTGGTTTACCTGGTTGCGTTGCGGAGCTTTAATGCGTTCTTTCTCAGCATCAATACCTTCTCTACCCTTGGTTTCGGTGACATTCCCGTAAAAGGCATTTCACGCTATATGGCAATTTTGGAAGGGTTTTTAGGTTGGTTCTTGTTGAGTATATTCAGTGTAAGTTTGATCAGTCAGATATTACAGAATTAG